A stretch of the Luteolibacter flavescens genome encodes the following:
- a CDS encoding ATP-binding cassette domain-containing protein — MLELKDVCFTIKKDGEDVNLVDKVNIQIPRGHFMAIVGPSGCGKTTLLKTIAGLNPESAGALYWDGRNLSEEGDLDPSEIGYVPQFSVAYDPLTVDESVEAATRLRVKTRDMEELDQRIDRVLEETGLTTIADRHVKVLSGGQKRRLGLAMELVSDPKLLLCDEVTSGLDPRSEREIVRLLHDLSRREGRIVLSVTHSLAHLELYDSILVLHEGRVAYHGPPDQMNHYFSVHDTEEVYPKLASQTSDRWQSSWMKHRGPYYTKLDRNRTKLVDSGGLHLPADPEPVPTQEVTDEKEQAAKEKPESEKIRTPGFFAQFTTLLSRRWRIFFRDRGQVFLQLAILLCFPVLVTLFKDNALGQIANLSETRLGNVMQDFQEQQVVRQDQVRVGSAVSGIVMFQVILLALMASNNSAREIAGERSIFEKEKFGGLRPTAYLASKIAFLACLVLAQSLWMAVFVNLFAPFRGGAGGFESHIIFLLLVNGGMTAICLGISALMRTAEQASLLSIYLVGFQLPLSGAVLALPDSVEGFTRPFISAYWAWSGSIGALEPKVLEAVKTVVDTSLSTREACLYTLGFHIAAGLIAAWVGTRRHQWD, encoded by the coding sequence GTGCTCGAGCTCAAGGACGTTTGTTTCACCATCAAGAAGGACGGCGAGGACGTGAACCTCGTCGATAAGGTCAATATCCAGATCCCGCGCGGGCATTTCATGGCGATCGTCGGCCCCTCGGGCTGCGGCAAGACGACCCTGCTGAAAACCATCGCCGGCCTGAATCCGGAGTCGGCCGGAGCGCTCTACTGGGACGGGCGGAATCTTTCCGAGGAGGGCGACCTCGACCCCTCGGAGATCGGCTACGTGCCGCAGTTCTCCGTCGCCTACGATCCGCTCACCGTGGACGAGTCGGTGGAGGCCGCCACCCGCCTGCGCGTGAAGACGCGGGACATGGAGGAGCTGGACCAGCGCATCGACCGGGTGCTGGAAGAAACCGGGCTCACCACCATCGCCGACCGCCACGTGAAGGTGCTTTCTGGCGGCCAGAAGCGTCGCCTAGGCCTCGCCATGGAGCTGGTGTCGGATCCGAAGCTGCTCCTCTGCGACGAGGTGACCAGCGGCCTCGACCCCCGCTCAGAGCGGGAAATCGTGCGCCTGCTCCACGACCTCTCCCGCCGCGAGGGCCGCATCGTCCTGTCCGTGACCCACTCGCTGGCTCACCTGGAACTCTACGATTCCATCCTCGTCCTGCACGAGGGCCGGGTGGCCTACCACGGCCCGCCGGACCAGATGAACCACTACTTCTCGGTGCACGATACCGAGGAAGTCTACCCCAAGCTCGCCAGCCAGACCTCCGATCGCTGGCAGAGCTCGTGGATGAAGCACCGCGGGCCTTACTATACGAAGCTCGACCGGAATCGCACGAAGCTCGTCGATTCCGGCGGCCTGCACCTGCCTGCCGATCCCGAGCCGGTCCCGACCCAGGAGGTGACGGACGAGAAGGAGCAAGCGGCGAAAGAGAAGCCCGAGTCGGAGAAGATCCGCACGCCCGGCTTCTTCGCGCAATTCACCACGCTGCTGTCCCGCCGCTGGCGGATCTTTTTCCGGGATCGCGGACAGGTCTTTCTCCAGCTCGCCATCCTGCTCTGCTTCCCGGTGCTGGTCACCCTCTTCAAGGACAACGCCCTCGGCCAGATCGCGAATCTTTCCGAGACCCGCCTGGGGAACGTGATGCAGGATTTCCAGGAGCAGCAGGTCGTGAGGCAGGATCAGGTGCGCGTCGGCTCGGCCGTTTCCGGGATCGTCATGTTCCAGGTCATCCTGCTCGCACTGATGGCTTCGAACAACTCCGCCCGGGAGATCGCCGGAGAGCGGTCCATCTTCGAGAAGGAGAAATTCGGGGGGCTGCGACCGACCGCCTATCTGGCCAGCAAGATCGCCTTCCTCGCGTGTCTCGTCCTCGCGCAATCGCTGTGGATGGCGGTTTTCGTCAATTTGTTCGCGCCATTCCGCGGCGGGGCAGGGGGCTTCGAGAGCCATATCATCTTCCTCCTGCTAGTGAATGGCGGGATGACGGCCATCTGTCTCGGCATCTCCGCGCTGATGCGCACCGCCGAGCAGGCGTCGCTGCTTTCCATCTATCTCGTTGGTTTCCAGCTTCCTCTCTCGGGGGCGGTGCTTGCGTTGCCGGATTCCGTCGAGGGTTTCACGCGGCCCTTCATCTCCGCCTACTGGGCGTGGTCGGGCAGCATCGGGGCGCTGGAGCCAAAGGTGCTGGAGGCGGTGAAGACCGTGGTGGATACCTCGCTTTCCACCCGTGAGGCCTGCCTCTACACGCTCGGGTTCCACATCGCCGCCGGTCTCATCGCTGCATGGGTCGGCACACGCCGCCACCAGTGGGATTGA
- a CDS encoding iron-sulfur cluster assembly scaffold protein encodes MSDFEEKVREALSSPKNQGELADADAVGTVGSPDCGDMLRMWLKFTEKDGKKVIDRASFQSFGCQTAIAVASMATELLKGKTAEEARELSANELTGDLGPLPPMKIHCGQLVEGALKNALDQTPAEAPKAVGTTISDSMKQPAGKIRIVPLE; translated from the coding sequence GTGAGCGATTTCGAAGAAAAAGTCCGCGAAGCCCTGTCCTCGCCGAAGAACCAAGGCGAACTCGCCGATGCGGATGCCGTCGGCACCGTCGGCTCGCCCGATTGTGGGGACATGCTGCGGATGTGGCTGAAGTTCACCGAAAAGGACGGCAAAAAGGTGATCGACCGGGCCTCCTTCCAGTCCTTCGGCTGCCAGACCGCCATCGCCGTCGCCTCGATGGCCACCGAATTGCTCAAGGGCAAGACCGCCGAGGAAGCCCGCGAACTCTCCGCAAACGAGCTGACCGGCGACCTCGGTCCGCTGCCTCCGATGAAGATCCACTGCGGCCAGCTCGTGGAGGGCGCGCTGAAAAACGCCCTCGACCAGACCCCGGCGGAAGCACCGAAAGCGGTCGGCACCACGATCTCCGACAGCATGAAGCAGCCCGCCGGGAAGATTCGGATCGTTCCGCTGGAGTGA
- a CDS encoding FGGY family carbohydrate kinase: MHFLGIEIGHAATRVVALDLEAATVAAEATAAHAWVEGLPDGYREQDPASWISAADHAMRQVLETLGDARGGVAGIGITAPTGGMVVLDENNRIVRPAKLGIDRSAQRQAEEIARAFGGAPGLIELCGNPVDAGSLAAQCLWLKQHEPYHFQRAARLMTPQDFIGYWLTGESGIEAGSAATTGLFNVPQRKWSGELMEFIDSRVFDMLPPGISPLQPRGQLRPGLCRSWGLPDGVIVAPGSGAAALAALAVGAAGNGSVVADLYADGSLCAISDRPAVDFQGEASILCDASGRWITRMGMANAVSALELVRRHYGWSNAEYEKALTSTEAGANGLLFLPYLRGEITPRLPDATGVLHGVTLDNFTPGNLARASAEGLALGFGYGFSRLRDLGFEPSGVRVSRDAGPAFHQLLADVFGVPVASVAVSGGSLLGAAMQAAVVYFRLNGESLGFDEIAGYIVTMDDATRRDPDPQRHEFYQDLLARQQYLVETLHAGGFL, encoded by the coding sequence ATGCACTTTCTAGGAATCGAAATCGGCCACGCCGCCACCCGCGTGGTGGCACTGGATCTCGAAGCCGCCACGGTCGCGGCCGAAGCCACCGCCGCCCACGCGTGGGTCGAGGGGCTTCCCGACGGCTACCGCGAGCAGGATCCGGCGTCGTGGATCTCCGCAGCGGACCACGCGATGCGGCAGGTGCTGGAGACGCTGGGGGACGCCCGCGGCGGGGTCGCGGGCATCGGCATCACCGCGCCGACCGGCGGAATGGTGGTGCTGGATGAGAACAACCGCATCGTCCGCCCCGCGAAGCTGGGGATTGACCGCTCGGCCCAGCGGCAGGCGGAAGAGATCGCCCGCGCCTTCGGCGGGGCACCCGGACTGATCGAGCTCTGCGGGAATCCGGTGGATGCCGGTTCGTTGGCCGCGCAGTGCCTGTGGCTGAAGCAGCATGAGCCCTACCACTTCCAGCGCGCCGCGCGTCTGATGACGCCGCAGGACTTCATCGGCTACTGGCTGACGGGTGAATCCGGCATCGAGGCAGGTTCCGCGGCCACGACCGGTCTCTTCAATGTCCCGCAGCGGAAGTGGAGCGGCGAGCTGATGGAATTCATCGACAGCCGCGTCTTCGACATGCTGCCGCCGGGCATCTCCCCGCTGCAGCCGCGCGGGCAACTCCGCCCCGGCCTGTGCCGCTCGTGGGGCCTGCCGGATGGCGTGATCGTGGCCCCGGGCTCGGGTGCCGCCGCGCTGGCCGCCCTCGCCGTGGGTGCCGCGGGGAATGGCTCGGTGGTCGCGGACCTCTACGCCGATGGCTCGCTGTGCGCGATTTCCGACCGCCCCGCCGTGGACTTCCAGGGCGAGGCCTCCATCCTCTGCGATGCCTCCGGCCGCTGGATCACGCGCATGGGCATGGCCAATGCCGTGTCCGCACTGGAACTCGTGCGGCGCCACTACGGCTGGTCCAACGCGGAATACGAAAAGGCGCTGACAAGCACGGAAGCCGGGGCAAACGGTCTGCTCTTCCTGCCCTACCTGCGCGGCGAGATCACGCCGCGCCTGCCGGATGCCACCGGCGTGCTCCACGGGGTGACGCTGGACAATTTCACGCCGGGAAATCTGGCACGCGCCTCGGCGGAAGGCCTCGCGCTGGGCTTCGGCTACGGCTTCAGCCGCCTGCGCGACCTCGGCTTCGAGCCCTCGGGCGTGCGCGTCAGCCGCGATGCGGGCCCGGCCTTCCACCAACTCCTGGCCGATGTCTTCGGCGTGCCGGTCGCCTCGGTCGCGGTCTCCGGCGGCTCCCTGCTGGGTGCAGCCATGCAGGCGGCGGTGGTGTATTTCCGGCTGAATGGCGAGTCGCTGGGCTTTGACGAGATCGCCGGCTACATCGTCACCATGGACGATGCGACGCGCCGCGATCCCGATCCGCAGCGCCACGAATTCTACCAGGACCTGCTGGCCCGCCAGCAGTACCTCGTCGAGACGCTCCACGCGGGAGGTTTCCTGTAA
- a CDS encoding lysophospholipid acyltransferase family protein produces the protein MAGKGSEIRESGKATALGTFAGRLMQAWSATLRFEIIDRCGLTRPGGIPGPVIYCLWHNRIFTMPAAWKKSCGKHRQAVVLTSASHDGAALARAVGVFGIGSVRGSSSRRGVAALVGMRKALREDTDVCVTPDGPRGPKHIVQPGIIKLAESTGVPIVPIHVTYSSCRELKTWDRFAIPAPGSRVRVIFDEVLAVPGGLSEDDFETWRRRLEEIMLRGANPTSDHLR, from the coding sequence ATGGCTGGCAAGGGCTCGGAAATCCGCGAGAGCGGGAAGGCCACCGCGCTCGGCACCTTCGCGGGGCGGCTGATGCAGGCGTGGAGCGCCACCCTGCGCTTCGAAATCATCGACCGCTGCGGCCTCACCCGGCCCGGTGGCATCCCCGGCCCGGTGATCTACTGCCTGTGGCACAACCGCATCTTCACCATGCCCGCCGCATGGAAGAAGTCCTGCGGAAAGCACCGCCAAGCCGTGGTGCTGACCAGTGCCAGCCATGATGGTGCGGCGCTCGCGCGGGCGGTAGGCGTCTTCGGCATCGGCTCGGTGCGTGGCTCATCCTCCCGCCGGGGCGTGGCCGCGCTCGTCGGCATGCGGAAGGCACTGCGGGAAGACACCGACGTGTGCGTGACGCCGGACGGACCGCGCGGCCCGAAGCACATCGTCCAGCCCGGCATCATCAAGCTGGCGGAGTCCACCGGCGTGCCGATCGTGCCGATCCACGTGACGTATTCCTCCTGCCGCGAGCTGAAAACCTGGGACCGCTTTGCCATCCCGGCCCCCGGCAGCCGGGTGCGCGTCATTTTCGACGAGGTGCTTGCCGTGCCCGGAGGGCTCTCCGAAGATGACTTCGAAACGTGGCGCCGCCGACTGGAGGAGATCATGCTCCGCGGTGCCAACCCAACTTCCGACCACCTACGATGA
- the folD gene encoding bifunctional methylenetetrahydrofolate dehydrogenase/methenyltetrahydrofolate cyclohydrolase FolD: MSSVIDGKSVAAAVLEECRSEVAELKAKGITPGLAVVLVGDDPASHVYVGSKVRTCGDLGIYSRKIVLPAETSQEELLAVVKELNADAAIHGILVQSPPPKHIDEEAIIRALDPRKDVDGFHPENVAKLALEDKTGFVPCTPAGSMRLLAAAGVKTAGAEAVVIGRSMIVGKPMALLLMAKGSDATVTVAHSRSKDLAAICRRADIIVAAVGRPEMVKADWVKEGAVVIDVGINRIEDASKKSGYRLVGDVAYDEVAPKCSAITPVPGGVGPMTIAMLMKNTLQAARQLG; the protein is encoded by the coding sequence ATGAGTTCCGTAATTGATGGCAAGTCCGTGGCAGCCGCCGTGCTCGAAGAATGCCGCAGCGAAGTCGCTGAGCTGAAAGCCAAGGGCATCACGCCCGGCCTGGCCGTCGTGCTGGTGGGCGATGACCCGGCGTCGCACGTCTATGTCGGCTCGAAGGTCCGCACCTGCGGCGACCTTGGCATCTACTCGCGGAAGATCGTGCTGCCCGCCGAGACCTCGCAGGAGGAACTGCTGGCCGTGGTGAAGGAACTGAATGCCGATGCTGCCATCCACGGCATCCTGGTGCAGAGCCCGCCGCCGAAGCACATCGACGAGGAAGCGATCATCCGCGCGCTCGACCCGCGCAAGGACGTGGACGGCTTCCACCCGGAAAACGTCGCCAAGCTCGCGCTGGAGGACAAGACCGGCTTCGTCCCCTGCACGCCCGCCGGCAGCATGCGCCTGCTCGCCGCCGCCGGGGTGAAGACCGCCGGTGCCGAAGCCGTGGTCATCGGCCGCAGCATGATCGTCGGCAAGCCGATGGCGCTGCTCCTGATGGCGAAGGGCTCGGACGCCACCGTCACGGTCGCACACTCGCGCAGCAAGGATCTCGCCGCCATCTGCCGCCGCGCCGACATCATCGTCGCCGCCGTCGGCCGCCCGGAAATGGTGAAGGCCGACTGGGTGAAGGAAGGTGCCGTGGTCATCGACGTGGGCATCAACCGCATCGAGGACGCCTCGAAGAAGAGCGGCTACCGCCTCGTCGGCGACGTGGCCTATGACGAGGTCGCGCCGAAGTGCTCCGCCATCACCCCGGTCCCCGGAGGCGTCGGCCCGATGACCATCGCGATGCTGATGAAAAACACGCTGCAAGCGGCGCGTCAGCTCGGCTGA
- a CDS encoding efflux RND transporter periplasmic adaptor subunit yields the protein MIARTLPFLLVASAVSALAQEPATVRTVAPSAATEARTFDLPGRTEPVEQARIFSRATGTVKERPVDIGDRVKAGDTLAVIDIPDIEQELEAAKASVDQAVARAEIARSTSNRTTGLLNAQAVSKEEAEQREASAAELEAAVRAARAEVGRLEELQKFAVVKAPFQATVSARRIDRGDFVRGDSATTSEWMFHIVRLNQLRFAVGATPDVALRLSAETEATVKFAELPGREFPAKVSRSSNLFDTATGTMRVELLLENPDLTLPAGLTGTVAFKLKPAPGTYLLPNNTLILRDGKSFVSIVEDGKMKLVDVLPGRNLGPQMEVTSAALKPDSQVIVSPNAMLRPGDAVTPSPLVAGGK from the coding sequence ATGATTGCCCGCACGCTTCCCTTTCTCCTCGTCGCCTCCGCGGTGTCTGCCCTCGCGCAGGAGCCGGCCACGGTGCGCACCGTGGCCCCGTCCGCCGCAACCGAGGCCCGCACCTTTGACCTGCCGGGTCGCACCGAGCCGGTCGAGCAGGCCCGCATCTTCTCCCGCGCCACCGGCACGGTGAAGGAGCGGCCGGTCGATATCGGCGACCGCGTCAAGGCGGGCGACACGCTCGCGGTGATCGATATCCCGGACATCGAGCAGGAGCTGGAAGCCGCGAAGGCGTCCGTCGATCAGGCCGTCGCCCGTGCCGAGATCGCCCGCAGCACCTCGAACCGCACCACCGGCCTGCTGAATGCGCAGGCCGTCTCGAAGGAAGAGGCCGAGCAGCGCGAGGCATCCGCCGCCGAGCTGGAGGCCGCCGTGCGCGCCGCGAGGGCTGAGGTGGGTCGTCTGGAAGAGCTCCAGAAGTTCGCCGTCGTGAAGGCTCCTTTCCAAGCGACCGTCTCCGCACGCCGCATCGACCGTGGTGACTTCGTGCGCGGCGACTCCGCCACCACCAGCGAGTGGATGTTCCACATCGTGCGGCTGAACCAGCTCCGCTTCGCCGTGGGTGCCACGCCGGATGTCGCGCTGCGCCTTTCCGCCGAGACGGAGGCGACGGTGAAGTTCGCCGAGCTTCCCGGACGCGAATTTCCGGCGAAGGTCAGCCGCTCCAGCAATCTCTTCGACACCGCCACCGGCACCATGCGCGTGGAGTTGCTGCTGGAGAATCCGGACCTCACCCTGCCCGCGGGCCTCACCGGCACCGTCGCCTTCAAGCTGAAGCCCGCGCCCGGCACCTACCTGCTGCCGAACAACACGCTCATCCTCCGCGATGGCAAGTCGTTCGTCTCCATCGTCGAGGACGGGAAGATGAAGCTCGTGGATGTGCTGCCCGGCCGCAATCTCGGCCCGCAGATGGAAGTGACCTCCGCGGCGCTGAAGCCGGACAGCCAGGTGATCGTCAGCCCGAATGCGATGCTGCGCCCCGGCGATGCCGTCACCCCGAGCCCGCTGGTGGCCGGAGGGAAGTAA
- a CDS encoding efflux RND transporter permease subunit, which translates to MWIVLFALRYKYTIGVLGILILLFGLMSAKRMSTDILPRVDSPEVTIVWSYNGLSAAEMASKISSFSEIATLNNVDDLLEVRSETSNGIGLVKLKFQPYVDINTALAQATSVSQTIIRRMPAGTTPPLIVRTSPSSVPIVQMVISSDTMTGGQLFDYARLTLRASLQSVPGMRISLPYGGAARQVMVDLDPEALNAFDISAAEVNAAVGRQNLTLPSGSLREGGRELPVELNASPENIQGFLDLPIRSVEGRTILLRDLANVRDGEAVSSNIARLNGQNAVMISILKLGNASTVDIIDGIMERLPEVRASAPEGMNIEPIFDQSVFVRAAVKGVEHEILLVGGLVAAVVLLFLGSWRSTLIVLTSIPLALLCSIVGLSLVGATFNLMTLGGLALAIGILVDNSLVEIENIKRQISLGKGVRQAIIDGAREVAFPEFVSTISICIVFLPIFLLSGTASYVFRPLALAVVFAMIASYLLARTLVPTLASIILPAEAAAEKKREGLPPRGFGKIHHGIESGVDRIAEFQGKILKFLMPRKYLILIPVLVAACIGGFSAWQSGREFFPKTDAGLIRLFVRIPSGIRIEDTSASLADIQREIRNVIPAEELQFIVENIGAPSSVNQAWVETTAISSSDGEILVQLQGDHGPSLGYEQKIREMLAEKFPDVQSFFRPADATSQTLASGAPTTFEVRFMGRDVPGNLALARKLRDDFSKVHGAVDVTLREVLDQPGYAIRVDRARAATFGITQQDAANAMLAALGSGGSIAPNYWSDPATGASYDVQVIAPPSNLVSVEQLLNLPIRGSAGTGSPVPLRAFATVVEKRAPASVSRTTLQPTYTVVANAAGRDLGSLTIELENMLAELRKQQKPGNKIELTGQAALMKSAYSELIGGLGLAAVLVFLVMVVNFQSWTLPFVAISGLPVAVSGALFGLWVTGTPLSVPALMGIIMVVGVSTANSVLVSSFARDRFDQGETALDAAIEAATTRLRPVMMTALAMILGVIPMALGHAEGGEQNAPLGRAVIGGLLFGTMASLFVVPIAFAFVRARFHPKKEESEEALPSTVIPEPS; encoded by the coding sequence ATGTGGATCGTTCTTTTTGCACTCCGTTACAAATACACCATCGGCGTTCTCGGTATCCTCATCCTGCTTTTCGGCCTCATGTCGGCAAAGCGGATGTCCACGGATATCCTGCCGCGTGTCGATAGCCCGGAGGTCACCATCGTCTGGAGCTACAATGGCCTCAGCGCGGCCGAGATGGCGTCGAAGATCTCGTCCTTCTCCGAGATCGCCACGCTGAACAACGTCGATGACCTGCTGGAGGTCCGCTCCGAGACCTCGAATGGCATCGGCCTCGTGAAGCTGAAGTTCCAGCCTTACGTCGATATCAATACGGCGCTCGCGCAGGCGACATCGGTGTCGCAGACGATCATCCGTCGCATGCCGGCGGGCACCACGCCGCCGCTGATCGTCCGCACCAGCCCGTCCAGCGTGCCCATCGTGCAGATGGTCATCTCGTCGGACACGATGACCGGCGGCCAGCTCTTCGACTACGCGCGCCTCACCCTGCGTGCATCCTTGCAGAGCGTGCCCGGCATGCGGATCTCGCTGCCCTACGGTGGTGCCGCGCGCCAGGTGATGGTCGATCTCGACCCCGAGGCGCTGAATGCCTTCGACATTTCCGCGGCGGAGGTGAATGCCGCCGTGGGCCGGCAGAATCTCACCCTGCCTTCCGGCTCGCTGCGTGAGGGCGGCCGCGAATTGCCCGTGGAGCTGAATGCGAGCCCGGAGAATATCCAGGGCTTCCTCGACCTGCCGATCCGCTCCGTGGAAGGCCGCACCATCCTGTTGCGCGACCTCGCAAACGTCCGCGACGGCGAGGCGGTCAGCTCGAACATCGCGCGTCTCAACGGCCAGAACGCGGTGATGATCTCCATCCTGAAACTCGGCAATGCCTCCACCGTGGACATCATCGACGGGATCATGGAGCGCTTGCCCGAGGTCCGCGCATCGGCCCCCGAGGGGATGAACATCGAGCCGATCTTCGACCAATCCGTCTTCGTCCGTGCGGCGGTGAAAGGCGTGGAGCACGAGATCCTGCTGGTGGGCGGTCTCGTCGCCGCGGTCGTGCTGCTCTTCCTCGGTTCGTGGCGCTCCACGCTCATCGTGCTGACCTCCATTCCGCTCGCGCTGCTCTGCTCGATCGTGGGTCTCTCGCTCGTCGGTGCGACCTTCAACCTGATGACCCTCGGCGGTCTCGCGCTGGCGATCGGTATCCTCGTGGACAACTCGCTGGTGGAGATCGAGAACATCAAGCGGCAGATATCGCTCGGGAAGGGCGTGCGGCAGGCGATCATCGACGGTGCCCGCGAGGTGGCCTTCCCCGAGTTCGTTTCCACGATCTCCATCTGTATCGTCTTCCTGCCGATCTTCCTGCTCAGCGGCACCGCATCGTACGTGTTCCGCCCGCTCGCGCTGGCGGTGGTCTTCGCGATGATCGCGAGCTACCTCCTCGCCCGTACTCTGGTGCCGACGCTCGCCTCGATCATCCTGCCCGCGGAGGCCGCGGCGGAGAAGAAGCGCGAGGGCCTGCCGCCGCGTGGCTTTGGCAAGATCCACCACGGCATCGAAAGCGGCGTGGACCGCATCGCGGAATTCCAGGGCAAGATCCTGAAATTCCTGATGCCCAGGAAATACCTCATCCTCATCCCCGTGCTGGTGGCAGCATGCATCGGCGGCTTCTCCGCGTGGCAGTCGGGCCGAGAGTTCTTCCCGAAGACCGATGCCGGCCTGATCCGCTTGTTCGTCCGCATTCCCAGCGGCATCCGCATCGAGGACACCTCGGCATCCCTCGCGGACATCCAGCGCGAGATCCGCAATGTGATCCCCGCGGAAGAACTCCAGTTCATCGTCGAGAATATCGGCGCTCCTTCATCGGTGAACCAGGCGTGGGTCGAGACCACCGCCATCAGTTCGTCGGACGGTGAGATCCTCGTGCAGCTCCAGGGCGACCACGGGCCGAGCCTCGGCTACGAGCAAAAGATCCGCGAGATGCTCGCGGAGAAGTTCCCCGACGTGCAGTCCTTCTTCCGTCCCGCCGACGCGACCAGCCAGACGCTGGCATCCGGCGCGCCGACCACCTTCGAGGTCCGCTTCATGGGCCGCGATGTCCCGGGGAATCTGGCGCTCGCGAGAAAGCTTCGCGACGACTTCTCAAAGGTGCACGGCGCGGTGGACGTGACCCTGCGCGAGGTGCTGGACCAGCCGGGCTATGCGATCCGCGTGGACCGCGCGCGTGCCGCCACCTTCGGCATCACCCAGCAGGATGCGGCGAATGCCATGCTTGCCGCGCTCGGCAGCGGTGGCTCCATCGCGCCGAACTACTGGTCCGACCCCGCGACCGGCGCCTCGTATGACGTGCAGGTGATCGCACCGCCATCGAATCTCGTCAGCGTGGAGCAACTCCTCAACCTTCCGATCCGGGGATCGGCGGGCACGGGCTCTCCGGTGCCGCTCCGCGCCTTCGCCACCGTGGTGGAAAAGCGCGCCCCCGCGAGTGTCTCGCGAACCACCCTGCAGCCGACCTACACGGTGGTGGCAAATGCCGCGGGCCGGGATCTCGGGAGCCTGACCATCGAGCTCGAGAACATGCTTGCGGAACTGCGCAAGCAGCAGAAGCCCGGCAACAAGATCGAGCTGACCGGCCAGGCCGCCCTCATGAAGTCCGCCTACTCCGAGCTCATCGGCGGCCTCGGCCTCGCCGCGGTCCTCGTCTTCCTCGTGATGGTGGTGAATTTCCAATCGTGGACGCTGCCCTTCGTGGCGATCAGCGGCCTGCCGGTCGCCGTGTCCGGTGCGCTCTTCGGCCTGTGGGTCACCGGCACCCCGCTCAGCGTGCCCGCGCTGATGGGCATCATCATGGTCGTGGGCGTTTCCACGGCGAATAGCGTGCTCGTCAGCAGCTTTGCCCGTGACCGCTTCGACCAGGGCGAGACCGCGCTGGATGCCGCCATCGAGGCTGCCACCACCCGCCTCCGCCCGGTGATGATGACCGCGCTGGCGATGATCCTGGGCGTCATCCCCATGGCACTCGGTCATGCCGAGGGCGGCGAGCAGAATGCTCCTCTCGGCCGCGCCGTGATCGGCGGCCTGCTTTTTGGCACCATGGCCTCGCTCTTCGTCGTGCCGATTGCCTTTGCCTTCGTCCGCGCCAGATTCCACCCGAAGAAAGAAGAGAGCGAGGAAGCTCTCCCATCCACCGTCATTCCCGAGCCGTCATGA
- a CDS encoding 3-keto-disaccharide hydrolase has translation MKPIILLPLLAVTALAEPVALFNGKDLTCWKADVPEADKKPDIAPSFIVRDGNLVSLGKPLGHLVTEQEYANYRLTVEYRFPDKGGNCGVLVHASKPRALYGMFPQSIEVQMQSGNAGDFWCIGENIEVPDMEKRRPHKEGQKFGGGPDDARNIKNLTDDSEKPLGEWNTMVITCKGDTVTVEVNGTEVNAGNKATASKGKIALQAEGTEVEFRKVELEPVR, from the coding sequence ATGAAACCCATCATCCTGCTCCCGCTTCTCGCCGTGACCGCCCTCGCCGAACCGGTCGCCCTCTTCAATGGCAAGGACCTCACCTGCTGGAAGGCGGATGTCCCGGAGGCGGACAAGAAGCCGGACATCGCCCCGAGCTTCATCGTCCGCGATGGTAATCTCGTCTCCCTCGGCAAGCCGCTCGGCCATCTGGTCACGGAGCAGGAGTACGCCAACTACCGGCTGACCGTGGAGTATCGCTTCCCGGACAAGGGAGGGAACTGCGGCGTGCTCGTCCATGCCTCGAAGCCGCGGGCACTCTACGGCATGTTTCCGCAGTCCATCGAGGTGCAGATGCAGTCCGGCAACGCGGGAGACTTCTGGTGCATCGGCGAGAACATCGAGGTGCCGGACATGGAGAAGCGCCGCCCTCACAAGGAGGGACAGAAATTCGGCGGAGGCCCGGACGACGCGCGCAACATCAAGAACCTGACCGACGACTCCGAGAAGCCTCTCGGCGAGTGGAACACGATGGTGATCACCTGCAAGGGCGACACCGTGACCGTGGAGGTCAATGGCACCGAAGTGAATGCGGGCAACAAGGCAACCGCGAGCAAGGGGAAGATCGCCCTGCAGGCCGAGGGGACCGAGGTGGAATTCCGCAAGGTGGAACTCGAGCCCGTGAGATAA